In Cupriavidus taiwanensis, the following are encoded in one genomic region:
- a CDS encoding amidohydrolase family protein, whose translation MIIDTHLHPTNLVDEAWRHTGEPFNGERMLKMMDGPYMINGKPRRIDMGFIQPPPGNTGYRDGNRRGREGIRDYMAYIAELCQKYPDRFIGNFTFNPRWGPEEGAQELEFHVKEYGFKMLKLHANMHGYRPDRALDWLRPAMKVCAKYNVVVLIHTGDGPYTIPTMFYPIIREFPMVNFIIGHFGIQTGGNYSFEAFWMAMDTPNVYCESGWCFQSRIVEFARQLPRDKIVFGTDTPPNEPGMWLRELEMLCGPAPQGMDLDEDGLEDYMGNNIARLVGIEPTAPPKTQEEALARLKDTYASTR comes from the coding sequence ATGATTATCGACACCCACCTGCACCCGACCAACCTCGTCGACGAAGCCTGGCGCCACACCGGCGAGCCCTTCAACGGCGAGCGCATGCTCAAGATGATGGACGGCCCCTACATGATCAACGGCAAGCCGCGCCGCATCGACATGGGCTTTATCCAGCCGCCGCCGGGCAACACCGGCTACCGCGACGGCAACCGCCGCGGCCGCGAAGGCATCCGCGACTACATGGCGTATATCGCGGAGCTCTGCCAGAAGTACCCCGACCGCTTTATCGGCAACTTCACCTTCAACCCGCGCTGGGGCCCGGAAGAAGGCGCGCAGGAGCTGGAATTCCACGTCAAGGAGTACGGCTTCAAGATGCTGAAGCTGCATGCCAACATGCACGGCTACCGGCCCGACCGCGCGCTCGACTGGCTGCGCCCGGCGATGAAGGTCTGCGCCAAGTACAACGTGGTGGTGCTGATCCACACCGGCGACGGCCCGTACACGATCCCGACCATGTTCTACCCGATCATCCGCGAATTCCCGATGGTCAATTTCATCATCGGGCATTTCGGCATCCAGACCGGCGGCAACTACTCGTTCGAGGCGTTCTGGATGGCGATGGACACGCCCAACGTGTACTGCGAATCGGGCTGGTGCTTCCAGTCGCGCATCGTCGAGTTCGCGCGCCAGCTGCCGCGCGACAAGATCGTGTTCGGCACCGACACCCCGCCCAACGAGCCCGGCATGTGGCTGCGCGAGCTGGAAATGCTGTGCGGCCCCGCGCCGCAGGGCATGGACCTGGACGAGGACGGGCTGGAGGACTACATGGGCAACAACATCGCCCGGCTGGTCGGCATCGAGCCCACCGCGCCGCCCAAAACGCAGGAAGAAGCGCTGGCGCGGCTGAAGGATACCTACGCCAGCACGCGCTGA
- a CDS encoding endo alpha-1,4 polygalactosaminidase, with the protein MHGNDAKKAVAMLSVALSLALGGCGGDGGQTEMVSPTAAATTRYAVTATTTSATTRWAPALTDTWQIQLTGKLNTSYAVTAYDFDLFDTPQATIDALKAQGRRVICYFSAGSSEDWRPDFNQFAEADQGAALSGWAGERWLDTRSANVRRIMQARMDLAVSKGCDAVDPDNVDGYSNSTGLPLTAETQLDYNRFLAAEAHARGLAVGLKNDVEQVAELAASFDFAINEQCFQYRECGAYTAFTGQGKPVFQIEYATKYRDAATRAGLCAKAQAANLRTLVLPRTLNGSFRYACDA; encoded by the coding sequence ATGCATGGCAACGATGCGAAGAAGGCAGTAGCGATGCTGTCGGTCGCGCTGAGCCTGGCACTGGGCGGCTGCGGCGGCGATGGCGGACAGACCGAAATGGTGTCGCCGACAGCCGCGGCCACGACGCGATACGCGGTCACCGCCACTACCACCAGCGCCACCACGCGCTGGGCGCCGGCGCTCACCGATACCTGGCAGATCCAGCTGACCGGCAAGCTCAACACCAGCTACGCGGTGACCGCCTATGACTTCGACCTGTTCGATACGCCGCAGGCCACCATCGACGCGCTCAAGGCGCAGGGCCGGCGCGTGATCTGCTATTTCTCGGCGGGCAGTTCCGAGGACTGGCGTCCGGACTTCAACCAGTTCGCCGAGGCCGACCAGGGCGCCGCGCTGTCGGGCTGGGCCGGCGAGCGCTGGCTCGATACGCGCTCGGCCAACGTGCGCCGCATCATGCAGGCGCGCATGGACCTGGCGGTCAGCAAGGGCTGCGATGCGGTCGATCCGGACAATGTCGACGGCTATAGCAACAGCACCGGCCTGCCGCTGACGGCCGAGACCCAGCTCGACTACAACCGCTTCCTGGCGGCCGAGGCGCATGCGCGCGGGCTGGCGGTGGGACTGAAGAACGACGTGGAGCAGGTGGCCGAGCTGGCGGCGAGCTTCGACTTCGCCATCAACGAGCAGTGCTTCCAGTACCGCGAGTGCGGCGCCTATACCGCGTTCACGGGACAGGGCAAGCCGGTGTTCCAGATCGAATACGCCACCAAGTACCGGGACGCGGCCACGCGCGCCGGGCTGTGCGCCAAGGCGCAGGCGGCCAACCTGCGCACGCTGGTGCTGCCCAGGACGCTGAACGGTTCGTTCCGCTACGCCTGCGACGCCTGA
- a CDS encoding amidohydrolase family protein, giving the protein MIIDTSCYPTNLVDLAWRHDGDPFTGERLIQMMDGPFTINGKPRRIDKAFIQPPQGNTIYTYTDGVKSGSESIDAYMAYTVEMVQKYPDRFIGCFVYNPRCGVQNGVNAIEHYVKKLGFKMVQFQANMHAYRPDRALDWLRPALQKCAELGVLVKLHTGDGPYSIPTEWVPMMKEFPTVNFIMAHFGVQTGGVYCFEPFQMAMDMPNVYCESGWCLQSRIVEFAKVLPRHKILFGSDTPPNEPGMWLRLLEVLCFEPPQGLNLDEDTLEDYLGNNVARMIGLEPTPVPRTLEEAKARLAA; this is encoded by the coding sequence ATGATCATCGACACCAGCTGTTATCCGACGAACCTGGTGGACCTGGCCTGGCGCCACGACGGCGACCCGTTCACCGGCGAGCGCCTGATCCAGATGATGGACGGCCCATTCACCATCAACGGCAAGCCGCGCCGCATCGACAAGGCCTTTATCCAGCCGCCGCAGGGCAACACCATCTACACCTACACCGACGGCGTGAAGTCGGGCAGCGAATCGATCGACGCGTACATGGCGTACACGGTCGAGATGGTGCAGAAGTACCCCGACCGCTTTATCGGCTGCTTCGTCTACAACCCGCGCTGCGGCGTGCAGAACGGCGTCAACGCGATCGAGCACTACGTGAAGAAGCTGGGCTTCAAGATGGTCCAGTTCCAGGCCAACATGCACGCCTACCGGCCGGACCGCGCGCTGGACTGGCTGCGCCCGGCGCTGCAGAAGTGCGCCGAGCTGGGCGTGCTGGTCAAGCTGCATACCGGCGACGGCCCTTACAGCATCCCGACCGAATGGGTGCCGATGATGAAGGAGTTCCCGACGGTGAACTTCATCATGGCCCACTTCGGCGTGCAGACCGGCGGCGTGTACTGCTTCGAGCCGTTCCAGATGGCCATGGACATGCCCAACGTGTACTGCGAATCGGGCTGGTGCCTGCAGTCGCGCATCGTCGAGTTCGCCAAGGTGCTGCCCAGGCACAAGATCCTGTTCGGTTCCGACACCCCGCCCAACGAGCCCGGCATGTGGCTGCGCCTGCTGGAAGTGCTGTGCTTCGAGCCGCCGCAGGGCCTGAACCTGGATGAAGACACGCTCGAGGACTACCTCGGCAACAACGTCGCCCGGATGATCGGCCTGGAGCCGACGCCGGTGCCGCGCACGCTGGAAGAAGCGAAGGCGCGCCTGGCCGCTTAA
- a CDS encoding M48 family metallopeptidase, with amino-acid sequence MRFLGGYPPEVLAQVRELVAAGKLGDHLARRYPGRHTVQTDRALYEYTTDIKQEYLRSAPPLHKVGFDARLDSAQRALGLHTAISRVQGGKLKAKKEIRVASLFKEAPPEFLRMIVVHELAHLKESEHDKAFYRLCEYMEPRYHQLEFDTRLFLAWRELERAAPASGIEPRAQASQA; translated from the coding sequence ATGCGCTTCCTGGGCGGCTATCCGCCCGAGGTGCTGGCGCAGGTGCGCGAACTGGTCGCCGCCGGCAAGCTGGGAGACCACCTGGCCCGCCGCTACCCGGGGCGCCATACCGTGCAGACCGACCGCGCGCTGTACGAGTACACCACGGACATCAAGCAGGAATACCTGCGCAGCGCGCCGCCGCTGCACAAGGTGGGATTCGATGCGCGCCTGGATTCGGCCCAGCGCGCGCTGGGCCTGCATACCGCGATCTCGCGCGTGCAGGGCGGCAAGCTCAAGGCCAAGAAAGAGATCCGCGTGGCGTCGCTGTTCAAGGAGGCGCCGCCGGAATTCCTGCGCATGATCGTCGTGCACGAACTCGCCCACCTGAAGGAGAGCGAGCACGACAAGGCCTTCTACCGGCTCTGCGAATACATGGAGCCGCGCTACCACCAGCTTGAGTTTGATACCCGGCTCTTCCTGGCCTGGCGGGAGCTGGAACGCGCCGCCCCCGCCAGCGGCATCGAGCCGCGCGCTCAGGCGTCGCAGGCGTAG
- a CDS encoding UbiD family decarboxylase translates to MNSPSAPFAAATPARQPFHDTSQDFHQFLSAYREAFPEDVLHIREPVGADQDPTALVWALAAQGRHPALLFDHVEGLGTSLATNLFASRERIGRMLGVPPAGIHAEYQARSRRMVAPRVLDRGAVTGQVETQHIDLRTIPAIKHFATDRGPYITNAILIAEDPDTGVGNASYHRSMLHSPTEIATSLHSRGHLWRMQQRAAELRRPLPVAMVIGAHPLFMLAGAARLPFGVDERHVAGGLFGAPLEVVRTPRHGILVPAHAEIVLEGVIDPEARVDEGPFGEFTGYSSDRSTNNLLRVQSVMRRTDAWLVDVVGGNSAEHLNLGRIPRESEMVEKLRERFPGVTAVHYPSSGTHFHAYVALRQSRPGEARQVMLGLLGWDPYLKTVVAVDEDVDITRDEEVLWAMATHLQPHLDVVVVDGLPGSALDPSASGVGTTSRMGLDATRGPNFDGVRACIDAAAMERAAALLARMDRPRAAVP, encoded by the coding sequence ATGAACTCACCCTCAGCGCCCTTCGCCGCGGCGACGCCGGCGCGCCAGCCCTTCCACGACACCTCGCAGGACTTCCACCAGTTCCTGTCCGCCTACCGCGAGGCCTTTCCCGAAGACGTATTGCATATCCGCGAGCCGGTCGGCGCCGACCAGGACCCGACCGCGCTGGTGTGGGCGCTGGCCGCGCAAGGGCGCCATCCGGCCCTGCTGTTCGATCACGTCGAAGGGCTGGGCACGTCGCTGGCCACCAACCTCTTTGCCTCGCGCGAGCGCATCGGGCGCATGCTGGGCGTGCCACCCGCCGGCATCCATGCCGAGTACCAGGCCCGCAGCCGCCGCATGGTGGCGCCGCGCGTGCTGGACCGCGGCGCGGTTACCGGCCAGGTTGAGACGCAACACATCGACCTGCGCACGATCCCGGCGATCAAACACTTCGCCACCGACCGCGGCCCCTACATCACCAACGCGATCCTGATCGCGGAAGACCCGGACACCGGCGTCGGCAACGCCAGCTACCACCGTTCGATGCTGCACTCGCCTACCGAGATCGCCACCAGCCTGCATTCGCGCGGACACCTGTGGCGCATGCAGCAGCGCGCCGCCGAACTGCGCCGGCCGCTGCCGGTGGCGATGGTGATCGGCGCGCACCCGCTGTTCATGCTGGCCGGCGCGGCGCGGCTGCCGTTCGGCGTCGACGAGCGCCACGTTGCCGGCGGCCTGTTCGGCGCGCCGCTGGAAGTGGTACGCACGCCGCGCCACGGCATCCTGGTGCCGGCGCATGCCGAGATCGTGCTCGAGGGCGTGATCGATCCCGAGGCGCGCGTCGACGAAGGCCCGTTCGGCGAGTTCACCGGCTACTCGTCGGACCGTTCGACCAACAACCTGCTGCGCGTGCAGAGCGTGATGCGCCGCACCGATGCATGGCTGGTCGACGTGGTCGGCGGCAACTCGGCCGAGCACCTGAACCTGGGCCGCATCCCGCGCGAGTCCGAGATGGTGGAGAAGCTGCGGGAGCGCTTTCCCGGCGTCACCGCCGTGCACTACCCCAGCTCCGGCACGCACTTCCACGCCTACGTGGCGCTGCGCCAGAGCCGCCCCGGCGAGGCGCGCCAGGTGATGCTGGGCCTGCTCGGCTGGGACCCGTACCTGAAGACGGTGGTCGCGGTGGATGAGGACGTCGACATCACGCGCGACGAGGAAGTGCTGTGGGCCATGGCCACGCACCTGCAGCCGCACCTGGATGTGGTGGTGGTCGATGGGCTGCCCGGCAGTGCGCTGGATCCGTCGGCGTCGGGTGTGGGGACGACGTCGCGGATGGGGCTGGATGCGACGCGTGGGCCGAATTTTGATGGGGTGAGGGCGTGTATTGATGCAGCCGCAATGGAGCGAGCTGCTGCGTTGCTGGCAAGGATGGACCGGCCTCGCGCGGCAGTGCCGTAA
- the ettA gene encoding energy-dependent translational throttle protein EttA: protein MAQYVFTMNRVGKIVPPKRHILKDISLSFFPGAKIGVLGLNGSGKSTLLKIMAGLDKEIEGEATPMPNLNIGYLPQEPQLNPEQTVRESVEEALGGVFEARKKLDEIYAAYAEPDADFDALAADQAKYEAILAASDGNNVELQLEIAADALRLPPWDAKIEHLSGGEKRRVALCRLLLSRPDMLLLDEPTNHLDAESVDWLEQFLTRFPGTVVAVTHDRYFLDNAAEWILELDRGHGIPWKGNYSSWLDQKEARLKQEEASESARQKALHKELEWVRQNPKGRQAKSKARLARFDELNSQEYQKRNETQEIFIPVGERLGNEVIEFDNVSKGFGDRMLIENLSFKVPPGAIVGIIGPNGAGKSTFFKMLTGKEQPDSGEIKIGPTVKMAFVDQSRDALDGTKTVFEEISGGADILTVGRYETPSRAYIGRFNFKGGDQQKQVGTLSGGERGRLHMAKTLIAGGNVLLLDEPSNDLDVETLRALEDALLEFAGCVMVISHDRWFLDRIATHILAFEGDSHVEFFPGNYQEYEADKKRRLGEEGAKPKRIRYKPIAR from the coding sequence ATGGCACAGTACGTTTTCACCATGAACCGCGTGGGCAAGATCGTTCCGCCCAAGCGTCACATCCTGAAGGACATCTCGCTGTCGTTCTTCCCCGGCGCCAAGATCGGCGTGCTCGGCCTGAACGGCTCGGGCAAGTCCACGCTGCTCAAGATCATGGCCGGCCTCGACAAGGAAATCGAGGGCGAAGCCACGCCGATGCCGAACCTGAACATCGGCTACCTGCCGCAGGAGCCGCAGCTCAACCCCGAGCAGACCGTGCGCGAGTCGGTGGAAGAGGCGCTGGGCGGCGTGTTCGAGGCGCGCAAGAAGCTCGATGAGATCTACGCCGCCTACGCCGAGCCGGACGCCGACTTCGACGCGCTCGCCGCCGACCAGGCCAAGTACGAAGCGATCCTGGCCGCCAGCGACGGCAACAACGTCGAACTGCAGCTGGAAATCGCCGCCGACGCGCTGCGCCTGCCGCCGTGGGACGCGAAGATCGAGCACCTGTCCGGCGGCGAGAAGCGCCGCGTGGCGCTGTGCCGCCTGCTGCTGTCGCGCCCCGACATGCTGCTGCTCGACGAACCCACCAACCACCTCGACGCCGAATCCGTCGACTGGCTGGAGCAGTTCCTGACGCGCTTCCCCGGCACCGTGGTGGCCGTGACCCACGACCGCTACTTCCTCGACAATGCCGCCGAATGGATCCTGGAACTGGACCGCGGCCACGGCATTCCGTGGAAGGGCAACTACAGCTCGTGGCTGGACCAGAAGGAAGCGCGCCTGAAGCAGGAAGAGGCCAGCGAATCGGCGCGCCAGAAGGCGCTGCACAAGGAGCTGGAATGGGTGCGCCAGAACCCCAAGGGCCGCCAGGCCAAGTCCAAGGCGCGCCTGGCCCGCTTTGACGAGCTCAACAGCCAGGAATACCAGAAGCGCAACGAAACCCAGGAAATCTTCATCCCGGTGGGCGAGCGCCTGGGCAATGAGGTGATCGAGTTCGACAACGTCAGCAAGGGTTTCGGCGACCGCATGCTGATCGAGAACCTGAGCTTCAAGGTGCCGCCGGGCGCCATCGTCGGCATCATCGGCCCCAACGGCGCCGGCAAGTCGACGTTCTTCAAGATGCTGACCGGCAAGGAGCAGCCGGACAGCGGCGAAATCAAGATCGGGCCGACCGTGAAGATGGCCTTCGTCGACCAGAGCCGCGACGCGCTGGACGGCACCAAGACCGTGTTCGAGGAAATCTCCGGCGGCGCCGACATCCTGACCGTGGGCCGCTACGAAACGCCGTCGCGCGCCTATATCGGCCGCTTCAACTTCAAGGGCGGCGACCAGCAGAAGCAGGTCGGCACGCTGTCGGGCGGCGAACGCGGCCGCCTGCACATGGCCAAGACGCTGATCGCCGGCGGCAACGTGCTGCTGCTGGACGAACCGTCGAACGACCTCGACGTGGAAACGCTGCGCGCGCTGGAAGACGCGCTGCTCGAGTTCGCCGGCTGCGTGATGGTGATCTCGCACGACCGCTGGTTCCTGGACCGGATCGCCACGCACATCCTGGCCTTCGAGGGCGACTCGCACGTGGAGTTCTTCCCCGGCAACTACCAGGAGTACGAAGCCGACAAGAAGCGCCGGCTGGGCGAGGAAGGAGCCAAGCCGAAGCGGATCCGGTATAAGCCGATTGCGCGGTGA